The genomic DNA GCGAGGTCGTCGTCGGTGAGCGGGCGATGATCGGTGCGGGCGCGATCATCCTTCCCGGCGTCGAAATCGGGGCCGATGCTCGCATCGCGGCGAACTCACTGGTAACACGTGACGTGCCGCCGGGGACGACGGTCGCGGGTGTGCCGGCGGAGCCGATGGGCGAATCGAGTGCTGACGACCGAAACTGACCGGTTGCCGGCGCGTCGGTCGAAAAATGTGGCCTGTCAGTCGGTGCCGGTGGGCATGCGACCAACCCTGTGCTGGGCCGGGACCCAGTGACAGCAGTTCGTCTCAATCGTCGCTCGGTGCTGCGGCTTGCTGGTTTCTGACGTGCTCGACGATGGCAGCCGTCTCGTCGACGAACTCCTCGTGGTCGATTTCCGCCCCGTGGAGCGCCGTCGAGAGGTATCGGACCGCGCCAGCGACGGCGACTGCCTCAGCGAGTTCGGTGTCTGTCACTCCCTCGAGTTTCGCCTCCTCGCGATGGAAGTGGATACAGTACGGACACTGAATCGCCGCTGCTGCGCCGAGCGCGACGAGGGCTTTCTCTCGCTGCTCGAGGTCCGTCTCCGTCTCTTCGAACTGGAGGTCGCGGATGGTCTCCCAGGTGTGGTCTGCAGCCGGCTCCGGGAGGGCCGCGATCCAGGTCGGAACCTGTCCGAGAGCCGCTTCGATCTCCGCTTGTGTCTCTGTCGATACCATTGCGTTCTCGCCTCTGGATCTGGATTTCAGACCGAGTCGCTGCGCCGGATTCGACCGCGCTACGCACGGTAGAAATCCACCTCGTATTTCGACTCGCAACTGCATGATCCTCTCACACTAGTATCCGACAGCAACTGCTAGATGATTACGAGTGTCGTGTATCAACCGAGAACTGTTCGATCGGGTCGACGCAGCAAAGGAGAGTCGAGTGTCGTGTGAAACCGGTCTCGGAACGGCGTCTACAGCGACGACCAGGATTTGCGGGCTTCGTTCCAGGACGTGATGTCGGCGATCCAGCGGGCGGCGATCAGCTTCTTCAGGTTCTCTGCTGGGAGGCCGCCGAACGTGTCGACGGGCAAAGAAATCCCCTTCGCTGGCTTGACGTCGTGGGCGATGGCCTTGTCGCCGACGGAGATGACGGTCCCCTTGTCCTCGTGCTCCCAGGTCTTCAGCGGGCGGTTGGCGATCGCGCGAGCGATGTTCTCACCGGCGACCTCGGCAGCCTGCCAGGCGGCCTGTGCCGTCGGCGGTGCGGGCTGGTCGCCCTGGTCGATGATCGCCGAGTCGCCGACCGCGAACACGCGCCCGTCCGTGGTCTGGAAGTTTGCGCCGGTGGTCACGCGGTTGTGTTCGTTCTCGAGGTCGACGCCGTCCATCGCGTCCCGACCCGTGATCCCACCGGTCCAGATGAGGACATCGTGCTCGAGGGGTTCGCCCTCGTCGAACTCGATGTGGTCGTCGGTGGCCTGGGTGATCGGATCGTCCGTGTGAATGCGGACGCCGGCTTCTTCGAGCAGGTCGCGCAGGGCCTGCTGGCACTCCGGATCGTTACCGGGGAAGATCTCCTCGAGCGCTTCGACGAGGTGGATCTCGATTGGCGCGCGGTGTTGGTCGCGGAACTCGGCGATCTCGCCGGCGGTCTGGATGCCCGAGAGGCCAGCCCCGCCGATGACGACCTGTGCGGGATCGCTGCGGGTCGCGTCCTGACTGGCTTCGTTGACGGCCTCGTGGATCTCGAGGGCGTCGTCTAAGCTCTTGAGCGTCAGGGAGTGGTCCTCGAGGCCGGGGATGCCGTAGTAGGCGGTCTGGGTGCCCAGCGCGACGAGGACGTAGTCGTAGTCGACGTCCTCGCTGTCCGCGAGTTCGACGACCTGTTCGTCGACGTCCAGGCCCGTGACTTCGTCCTGGATGAATCGGGTCGCCGGGTCAGCGATCTGGTCGACCGGGAAGGTAATGTCCGAGCGGACGCTGGGGTCGCGGATCACGCGGTGTGATTCGTGCAACACGAGGTGATAATCGACATCGGCGATCCAGGTCAGCCGTACGTTACCGCCAAGCTCCGATTGGAGCTTTTTGATTGCGCCGGCGCCGGCATAGCCAGCCCCGAGCACGACAACGTTCTCAGTCATACAGCACAATGGGAAGCACTATGATACAAAGCTGTTGAAAGAGGAGTCGGTATGGTCACGCTTCACACGACGCCATACTGGCGATCGGGGACGATGCTCGAGTCGGGTCGTCGGCCGCCCGTGACCGACTTAGAGGATCCGCTCCCCGAACGTACTCGCGGTCAGTTCGGCTGCCAGCGTCGCCGTCTCGTTTGCCTCGTCCAGAATCGGATTCACTTCGACGACGTCCATCGATCGGAGGACGCCCTCGGCCTCGTCGCGCCGAGAGAGTGTCTCGAGTGCCGCGTGAGCCTCTCGGTAGGTGACGCCGCCGCGGACGGGGGTGCCGACACCGGGGGCAGTCTTCGGATCGAGCCAGTCTAAATCGAGACTGACGTGGACGCCGTCGGTGCCGTCGGTCGCGACCGCGAGTGCGTCTTCGACGACGGCGGAGACGCCACGTTGGTCGATGTCGGTCATCGTGTAGGCCGTCAGCTCGCTTTCTTCGAGCAGGTCGCGCTCGCGCTCGTCGATGCTCCGCAGGCCGACGTAGGCGATCGACGATTCCTGAAGCCCGGGTACGGGTGCCCACTCCGTCTGGCCGAACGCGCCGTATCCGAGGACGGCGGCCAGCGGCATGCCGTGGACGTTGCCGCTCGGCGAGGTTTCAGGCGTGTTCAGGTCGGCGTGGGCGTCGAACCAGATCGCGCCGAGGTCGGTCTCGCGCGCCGAGCCAGCAAGCGAACCGATCGCGACCGAGTGGTCCCCGCCCAGCACGAGTGGAAACTCGCCGTCGGCACGCGTCGCCGCGACGCGGTCGCTCAGCCGCCGACAGACGTCTTCGATCTCGCGGAGGAATTTCGCGTTTCCGCCGTGGGGCTGGTCGGCGTCCGGATCTCGCTCTTCGGCTCGAGGCATCGACAGGTCGCCGTCGTCGATCGGGTCGACGCCAGCCCGCTCGAGGCCGTCGGCTAGCCCCGCATACCGGATCGCCGACGGGCCCATGTCGACGCCGCGGCGGTTCGCCCCGTAGTCCATCGGCGCGCCGATGATCCTGACGGTCCGGTCCATAGACTCGCTACACCGCCGATCGGTTTGACCGTGGTGGTCAGTCACAGTCGCTGCGCGGACATTCGACAGCCTAGTCGATCACACACGGACGGTCTCGGTGGCGATAGCTTTAGGGTTAGACCTGTCTAAACTCGGGACAGCATGATGCTGAGCGACGTGATGGAGGACTACCTCAAAGCGATCTATCAGCTCCAGCGCGAGACCGACGAGCGGATCAAGACCTCCGAGATCGCCGCGGAGCTGGACGTCACGTCGCCGACCGTTACTAGCATGCTCGACAAACTCGAGGAGCGAGACCTCGTCGACCGCGAGAAGTATCGCGGCGTGACCTTGACCGACGAAGGCGAAACCGTCGCCCTCGAGATCGTCCGCCATCATCGGCTGCTCGAGGCCTACCTCACTGAACACTTAGATTACGACTGGTCGGAGGTCCACGCGGAAGCCGACCGCCTCGAACACCACATCAGCGAGAACTTCGAGGCCCGCGTCGCCGACGCGCTCGGCGAGCCGACGGTCGACCCACACGGCTCGCCGATCCCGAGTGCCGACCTCGAGCCGCCGGAACGCCCCGACGGCGAGGCCATCACCGAATTCGAGGAAGGG from Natrinema sp. HArc-T2 includes the following:
- a CDS encoding NAD(P)/FAD-dependent oxidoreductase; protein product: MTENVVVLGAGYAGAGAIKKLQSELGGNVRLTWIADVDYHLVLHESHRVIRDPSVRSDITFPVDQIADPATRFIQDEVTGLDVDEQVVELADSEDVDYDYVLVALGTQTAYYGIPGLEDHSLTLKSLDDALEIHEAVNEASQDATRSDPAQVVIGGAGLSGIQTAGEIAEFRDQHRAPIEIHLVEALEEIFPGNDPECQQALRDLLEEAGVRIHTDDPITQATDDHIEFDEGEPLEHDVLIWTGGITGRDAMDGVDLENEHNRVTTGANFQTTDGRVFAVGDSAIIDQGDQPAPPTAQAAWQAAEVAGENIARAIANRPLKTWEHEDKGTVISVGDKAIAHDVKPAKGISLPVDTFGGLPAENLKKLIAARWIADITSWNEARKSWSSL
- a CDS encoding metal-dependent transcriptional regulator, with the translated sequence MMLSDVMEDYLKAIYQLQRETDERIKTSEIAAELDVTSPTVTSMLDKLEERDLVDREKYRGVTLTDEGETVALEIVRHHRLLEAYLTEHLDYDWSEVHAEADRLEHHISENFEARVADALGEPTVDPHGSPIPSADLEPPERPDGEAITEFEEGAVVTVAEVADHDPEVLSYLADHGVEPGVDLEIVEIAPFGMVTACSSEADEPVSLPESVARHVRVAPPAEPQPSS
- the rocF gene encoding arginase, whose translation is MDRTVRIIGAPMDYGANRRGVDMGPSAIRYAGLADGLERAGVDPIDDGDLSMPRAEERDPDADQPHGGNAKFLREIEDVCRRLSDRVAATRADGEFPLVLGGDHSVAIGSLAGSARETDLGAIWFDAHADLNTPETSPSGNVHGMPLAAVLGYGAFGQTEWAPVPGLQESSIAYVGLRSIDERERDLLEESELTAYTMTDIDQRGVSAVVEDALAVATDGTDGVHVSLDLDWLDPKTAPGVGTPVRGGVTYREAHAALETLSRRDEAEGVLRSMDVVEVNPILDEANETATLAAELTASTFGERIL
- a CDS encoding carboxymuconolactone decarboxylase family protein, yielding MVSTETQAEIEAALGQVPTWIAALPEPAADHTWETIRDLQFEETETDLEQREKALVALGAAAAIQCPYCIHFHREEAKLEGVTDTELAEAVAVAGAVRYLSTALHGAEIDHEEFVDETAAIVEHVRNQQAAAPSDD